One region of Streptomyces sp. NBC_00442 genomic DNA includes:
- a CDS encoding DUF5304 domain-containing protein — MSEATERPAPDADAWADACAEDLAAEKERLRAEYGTPPGSAAEELRKLFDAVADKVGGIFAGPAGLSGMAAQGAVQQLISQAKSAVEPVIERNPEVFDHLAAAGGELLAAYRSAVEGHERRWTSDDTSKRDEGPGPTEHIDLD, encoded by the coding sequence ATGAGCGAAGCCACCGAGCGCCCCGCACCCGACGCGGATGCCTGGGCCGACGCCTGCGCCGAGGACCTGGCGGCCGAGAAGGAGCGCCTGCGCGCCGAGTACGGCACCCCACCGGGCTCCGCCGCCGAGGAGCTGCGCAAGCTGTTCGACGCCGTGGCCGACAAGGTCGGCGGCATCTTCGCCGGCCCGGCGGGTCTCTCCGGCATGGCCGCACAGGGCGCCGTGCAGCAGCTGATCAGCCAGGCGAAGTCGGCCGTCGAGCCCGTCATCGAGCGCAACCCCGAGGTCTTCGACCACCTGGCCGCGGCCGGCGGCGAGCTGCTGGCCGCCTACCGGTCGGCCGTCGAGGGCCATGAGCGCCGCTGGACGTCCGACGACACGAGCAAGCGCGACGAGGGCCCCGGCCCGACCGAACACATCGAC